The Paralichthys olivaceus isolate ysfri-2021 chromosome 9, ASM2471397v2, whole genome shotgun sequence genome contains a region encoding:
- the LOC109628090 gene encoding LON peptidase N-terminal domain and RING finger protein 3-like: protein MGTESESMLQLAAEAFQSKNFELAADIYEVQLAVVGDPGSRQELMVKRGDALAFGGKFTEALDVYRQASETERLKPAQLANLVEYLSGSIRRQDAGGSQRSGRGMEEEAAAAPAAPPGHAAAATATGCGHADFSCRICLSFLFEPVTLPCGHSFCKKCLEKERPVKCKECRDNSPADVQSYRVNVVLSSLLAKWLPSLQQAGRLRREGNGLYAEKRMEAALEKYNQAILIAPMDHILFSNRSQIHSSLKHHEKALRDAEMACRLKPCWSKGHARKAQALVSLGRVGEALREYLECLSIEPDCRLAKTEAHKLLSHLLAPVTDQVPEHISDYSSIWSSRAHIKSSFSAPFQSLSPSLLSSESRLTFTPPAHEMSLGREATGPGRPEVRRPSNSFLLKRKRRSSEEKEEVEERGQERNNKHKRCRSEAVVVSGPLSCEVGDVLDPSDVECSLCMRLFYEPVTTPCGHTFCLQCLKRCLDHNPKCPLCKEELSEYLVQRQYCKTVLMEDLISKYLPSELMERQKIHQEEMAELSNLNKNVPIFVCTMAFPTVPCPLHIFEPCYRLMVRRCIETGTNCFGMCLADNLKGFADYGCLLEIRDVKFFSDGRSVVDTIGRRRFKVSQHSERDGYNTADIEYLEDVKVEGVAERELQSLHDTVYDQALVWVNSLKAEQKERIEGHFGPMPEKDSELQVCPNGPSWCWWLLAVLPLEGRAQLPFLALTSLKDRLSGIRKVLLFMAQSRHR, encoded by the exons ATGGggacagagagtgagagcatGCTGCAGCTCGCAGCTGAGGCTTTCCAGTCCAAAAACTTCGAACTGGCCGCGGACATCTACGAGGTCCAGCTAGCGGTAGTCGGAGATCCAGGGAGCCGACAGGAGCTGATGGTGAAGCGGGGTGACGCGCTCGCGTTCGGGGGCAAATTCACCGAAGCCCTCGATGTGTACCGGCAAGCCTCAGAGACAGAGCGACTGAAACCGGCTCAGCTGGCCAACCTCGTAGAGTACCTGTCGGGTAGCATCCGGAGGCAGGACGCGGGTGGCAGCCAGCGCAGCGGCAGAggaatggaggaggaggcggcggcagCACCGGCAGCACCACCGGGGCATGCCGCTGCTGCCACCGCCACAGGTTGCGGGCATGCGGACTTCTCCTGCCGGATATGTCTGAGCTTTCTGTTCGAACCTGTGACTCTGCCGTGCGGACACAGCTTCTGCAAGAAGTGTCTGGAGAAGGAGCGGCCGGTCAAGTGTAAGGAGTGCAGGGACAACTCCCCGGCGGACGTACAGAGTTACCGGGTGAACGTGGTGCTCAGCAGCCTGCTGGCCAAGTGGCTCCCGAGCCTGCAGCAGGCCGGCCGGCTGAGGCGGGAGGGTAACGGGCTGTACGCCGAGAAGAGGATGGAAGCGGCGCTGGAGAAATACAACCAAGCCATACTGATAG CACCCATGGACCACATACTGTTCAGTAATCGCTCCCAGATCCACTCTAGCCTGAAACACCATGAAAAGGCTCTGAGAGATGCTGAGATGGCCTGCAGACTCAAACCTTGCTGGTCCAAG GGTCACGCACGTAAGGCCCAGGCCCTGGTGTCGCTGGGTCGGGTGGGGGAAGCTCTGAGAGAGTACCTGGAGTGTTTGTCCATAGAGCCTGACTGTAGACTGGCAAAGACTGAGGCTCACAAG CTCCTCAGTCATCTCCTGGCTCCAGTCACAGACCAGGTCCCTGAACACATCTCCGACTACTCCAGCATATGGTCTTCCAGGGCACACATCAAAAGCAGCTTCAGTGCTCCCTTCCAG tctctTAGTCCCAGCTTGTTGTCTTCAGAGTCCAGACTCACCTTCACTCCTCCAGCACATGAGATGTCACTGGGCAGAGAGGCCACAGGCCCGGGAAGGCCTGAGGTCAGGAGGCCCTCTAACAGTTTCCTCCTCAAACGAAAGCGCAGGAGctcagaggagaaggaggaggtggaggagcgaggacaggagaggaacaACAAGCACAAGAGATGCAGATCTG AGGCAGTGGTGGTGAGCGGCCCACTGAGCTGTGAGGTCGGTGATGTCTTGGACCCATCAGATGTGGAGTGTTCCCTTTGTATGAG ACTGTTCTATGAGCCTGTGACGACGCCATGCGGTCACACCTTCTGTCTTCAGTGTCTGAAGCGATGTCTGGACCACAACCCAAAGTGTCCGCTCTGTAAAGAAGAGCTGTCCGAG taCCTGGTCCAGAGGCAGTACTGTAAAACAGTACTAATGGAGGACCTAATATCGAAGTATCTTCCCTCTGAGCTCATGGAAAGACAGAAGATCCACCAGGAAGAGATGGCTGAGCTCTCCAA TCTTAACAAGAATGTGCCTATATTTGTGTGCACCATGGCCTTCCCCACTGTGCCGTGCCCTCTCCATATCTTCGAGCCTTGCTACAGACTGATGGTTCGCCGATGCATAGAGACAGGAACCAACTGCTTTGGCATGTGTCTGGCAGACAACCTCAAAGG GTTTGCAGACTACGGCTGCCTGTTGGAGATCCGCGACGTGAAGTTCTTCTCTGACGGTCGCTCAGTGGTGGACACCATCGGTAGACGGAGATTCAAAGTCAGTCAGCACAGCGAGAGGGACGGATACAATACAGCTGATATAGAGTACCTGGAGGACGTTAAG gtggagGGTGTAGCAGAACGAGAGCTGCAGTCTCTGCATGATACAGTGTACGACCAGGCCCTGGTGTGGGTCAACTCCCTGAAGGCAGAGCAGAAGGAACGCATTGAGGGACACTTTGGACCCATGCCAGAGAAAGACTCTGAACTTCAG gtCTGTCCCAATGGGCCGTCGTGGTGCTGGTGGTTACTCGCTGTTCTTCCGTTAGAGGGCAGAGCCCAGCTGCCCTTTCTGGCCCTCACCTCTCTGAAAGATCGTCTTAGCGGTATCCGCAAGGTGCTGCTCTTCATGGCCCAGAGCAGGCACCGGTGA
- the commd5 gene encoding COMM domain-containing protein 5, with product MASRDLSFLGGRIPPEIESMSKNLKDVDHEMFRRILKAVVSALEGKDSRDVMKAIAESSTIPQERLSHIVAGMYRVLSEAIRIPTSSLKQEAFKDDLRELRIPEDFITDFSSVVFGNRRTALEAATSQNDPHLPTIEDFKWRVDVAISTSSLSRALQPSVLMQMKLSDGSLSRFEVPVSKFQELRYNVALILKEMNNLEKRSILKIQD from the exons ATGGCCTCCAGAGACCTCAGCTTTCTAGGAGGCAGGATACCACCGGAAATTGAGTCTATGTCGAAAAACCTGAAGGATGTGGATCACGAGATGTTCAGAAGAATACTGAAAG CTGTGGTCAGTGCCCTGGAGGGGAAGGACAGCCGAGATGTGATGAAGGCGATAGCAGAGAGCAGCACCATCCCACAGGAGAGACTGAGTCACATCGTAGCCGGCATGTACAGAGTTCTGTCCGAGGCCATCCGCATCCCCACGTCGTCACTCAAACAGGAG GCCTTCAAAGATGATCTCAGAGAATTAAG GATACCTGAAGACTTTATCACAGATTTCTCCAGTGTGGTGTTTGGAAATCG ACGTACAGCTCTAGAGGCTGCGACCTCCCAGAATGATCCTCACCTACCCACAATAGAAGACTTTAAATGGAGAGTGGATGTCGCCATTTCTACAAG ctctttATCCAGGGCTCTGCAGCCTTCTGTACTGATGCAGATGAAACTGTCAGACGGGAGTTTAAGTCGCTTTGAG GTGCCTGTGTCTAAGTTCCAGGAGCTCCGTTACAACGTGGCGTTAATTCTCAAAGAGATGAACAATCTGGAGAAGAGGAGCATTCTCAAAATCCAAGACTAA